The following are encoded together in the Paludisphaera mucosa genome:
- a CDS encoding cysteine desulfurase family protein has product MNATTIYLDHNATTALDPRVLEAMGPYFLVAGNAESRHSAGRRARRAFEEATEVVAEILGARPDEVVFTSGGTESNNLAVFGLAVDGATPPGRIATTPIEHPAVNEFVAHLEARGFVADLAPVDSEGTVDVDRMAALFYERTRLATLMLANNETGTIQPVAKLADLAAARGIPVHTDAVQAVGRIPVDFAALGVATLAASGHKFHGPAGSGVLLVRRGVRLTPRLYGGGQQQGRRPGTIAVPLAVGFATALDLWRREYQSRTATWRRLTQRLIDGLHRAIGPDRILPNGPADPSRRLPQTVNLGFLGVDGDALLMQLDLAGLAVSLGSACASGSTQPSPTLVAMGVPTDCLRSSVRFSLGAFTTEAEIDQAVVHVAAAVKWLTR; this is encoded by the coding sequence ATGAACGCCACGACGATCTATCTGGATCACAACGCGACCACGGCCCTCGACCCCCGGGTGCTGGAGGCGATGGGGCCGTATTTCCTGGTCGCCGGCAACGCCGAGAGCCGGCACTCGGCCGGGAGGCGGGCACGCCGCGCCTTCGAGGAGGCGACGGAGGTCGTCGCCGAGATCCTCGGCGCGCGGCCGGACGAGGTTGTCTTCACCTCGGGCGGGACCGAGTCGAACAACCTGGCCGTCTTCGGGCTGGCGGTCGACGGCGCGACGCCGCCGGGGCGGATCGCCACCACGCCGATCGAGCATCCGGCGGTCAACGAGTTCGTCGCGCACCTGGAGGCCCGGGGATTCGTCGCCGACCTCGCGCCGGTGGACTCCGAGGGGACCGTCGACGTCGACCGCATGGCGGCCCTGTTCTACGAGCGGACCCGGCTGGCGACCCTGATGCTCGCCAACAACGAGACCGGAACGATCCAGCCCGTCGCCAAGCTGGCCGACCTCGCCGCCGCGCGGGGGATCCCGGTCCACACCGACGCCGTGCAGGCCGTGGGCCGGATCCCGGTCGATTTCGCCGCCCTGGGCGTGGCGACGCTCGCCGCCAGCGGCCACAAGTTCCACGGCCCGGCCGGCTCGGGGGTGCTTTTGGTGCGCCGGGGCGTTCGCCTCACGCCTCGGCTGTACGGCGGCGGCCAGCAGCAGGGGAGGCGGCCGGGGACGATCGCGGTCCCCCTGGCCGTGGGCTTCGCGACCGCGCTCGACCTCTGGCGCCGCGAATACCAGTCTCGAACGGCGACCTGGCGACGCCTGACCCAGCGCCTGATCGACGGCCTCCACCGCGCGATCGGCCCCGACCGCATCCTCCCCAACGGCCCGGCCGACCCGTCGCGGCGGCTGCCGCAGACGGTCAACCTGGGCTTCCTCGGCGTCGACGGCGACGCGCTGTTGATGCAGCTCGACCTGGCCGGCCTGGCCGTCTCGCTGGGCTCCGCTTGCGCCAGCGGCTCGACGCAGCCCTCGCCGACGCTCGTCGCCATGGGCGTTCCCACCGACTGCCTGCGCTCCTCCGTCCGCTTCAGCCTCGGCGCCTTCACCACCGAAGCCGAGATCGACCAGGCCGTCGTTCACGTCGCCGCCGCGGTGAAGTGGCTGACGCGCTGA